One Rosa chinensis cultivar Old Blush chromosome 5, RchiOBHm-V2, whole genome shotgun sequence genomic region harbors:
- the LOC112166286 gene encoding LOW QUALITY PROTEIN: microtubule-associated protein 70-5 (The sequence of the model RefSeq protein was modified relative to this genomic sequence to represent the inferred CDS: deleted 1 base in 1 codon), whose translation MVAGHEQHVQHAAAGGGGGEDLSLVSADPVVLELNRMQNLLKEKSRELGIAQGEIKALRATEVLKDKAVEELSNEVEKLDEKHRLTQNLLEHKNLEIKKLTDEKRDALAAQYAAEATLRRVHTNQKDDELPSLESVIAPLEAEIKMCKNEIAALQEDNKALERLTKSKESALLEAERILRSALERALIVEEVQNHNFELRRQIEIYQEENRILEKTNRQKVLEVEKLSQTIQELEEAILAGGAAANAIRDYKRQIDELHEEKRTLERELARVKVSANRVATVIANEWKDENDKVMPVKQWLEERRLMQAEMQRLREKLAISDRTAKAEAQLKEKLKLRLKTLEEGLKHVSSFSVNPNSFCRSPKTEKSSNFLGFLTSPGGLGKRSTSQPRASTLRSSPLNSQIQAMKQPITKVVDSGEKENTEQNANTDNNKNDDETVTADIKTKDGANEDSPNKISINCESEDVVSGFLYDRLQKEVINLRRHCEVKKSDMNAKEQEIKMLMKKVDALTKAMEVESKKMKREAVARDKEAAAGKVDDNKKNRTINSSKRVTKAS comes from the exons ATGGTGGCGGGTCATGAACAACACGTACAACATGCAgcagcaggaggaggaggaggagaggaccTCTCTCTAGTCTCCGCAGACCCTGTTGTCTTAGAGCTCAATCGTATGCAGAACCTACTCAAag AAAAGAGCCGCGAGTTGGGGATTGCTCAGGGTGAGATCAAGGCTCTCAGAGCTACTGAAGTTCTAAAGGATAAAGCTGTAGAAGAG CTAAGTAATGAAGTAGAGAAGCTGGATGAGAAACATAGGCTCACGCAAAATCTTCTAGAGCATAAG AACCTTGAAATTAAGAAACTAACAGATGAGAAGAGAGATGCATTAGCTGCACAATATGCTGCAGAAGCAACTCTTAGAAGGGTACACACAAATCAAAAGGATGACGAACTTCCTTCTCTTGAATCTGTCATTGCTCCTCTCGAGGCTGAAATCAAAATGTGCAAGAATGAG ATTGCAGCGCTTCAGGAGGACAATAAGGCTTTGGAACGACTCACCAAGTCGAAAGAGTCGGCTCTTCTTGAGGCAGAAAGGATATTGCGAAGTGCACTAGAAAGAGCTCTAATAGTTGAAGAGGTCCAAAACCACAACTTCGAATTGAGGAGACAAATTGAAATCTACCAG GAGGAAAACAGAATCCTTGAGAAAACAAATCGTCAAAAGGTTTTAGAGGTTGAAAAGCTTAGCCAAACCATTCAAGAACTTGAGGAGGCCATTTTAGCTGGAGGGGCTGCTGCCAATGCTATTCGTGACTACAAAAGACAGATAGATGAATTACAT GAAGAGAAGAGGACTCTGGAGAGGGAGCTAGCAAGAGTGAAAGTTTCTGCAAACCGAGTAGCTACTGTTATTGCTAACGAGTGGAAGGATGAAAACGACAAAGTTATGCCTGTTAAACAGTGGCTGGAAGAGAGAAGACTTATGCAG GCAGAGATGCAACGTTTGAGGGAGAAGCTAGCAATCTCGGATAGAACAGCCAAGGCAGAGGCACAACTCAAG GAGAAGCTGAAGTTGAGGCTCAAGACTCTAGAAGAAGGGTTAAAGCATGTTTCAAGTTTCTCTGTCAATCCTAATTCATTTTGCCGTTCCCCTAAAACAGAAAAGTCCAGTAACTTCTTAGGATTTCTGACAAGCCCTGGTGGATTAGGAAAGAGATCAACTTCACAGCCAAGAGCCTCCACTCTTAGAAGTTCTCCTCTC AACAGCCAAATTCAGGCAATGAAACAGCCAAT AACTAAAGTTGTTGATAGTGGTGAGAAGGAGAACACAGAACAGAATGCAAATACTGATAACAACAAGAATGATGATGAGACAGTTACTGCTGATATAAAAACTAAAGATGGTGCCAATGAAGACTCACCCAACAAGATAAGCATTAACTGTGAAAGTGAAGATGTGGTCTCAGGATTTCTCTATGACAGACTTCAAAAGGAGGTCATCAATCTGAGGAGGCATTGTGAAGTCAAAAAGAGTGATATGAATGCGAAAGAACAAGAAATAAAG ATGCTGATGAAAAAGGTTGATGCACTGACAAAAGCCATGGAAGTGGAGtctaagaaaatgaaaagagaagCCGTAGCTAGAGATAAAGAAGCTGCAGCAGGCAAGGTGGATGATAACAAAAAGAACAGAACTATAAACTCATCTAAGAG GGTAACAAAAGCATCTTGA
- the LOC112166285 gene encoding pentatricopeptide repeat-containing protein At4g16390, chloroplastic has translation MISSTPSSLFHNRHTLSHSLSSSSRKLRPSTSDIHTFNLTFPTLHSRISLQINHVSLQETQSPKLENPPSPDGNSSSSSKSYIWVNPSSPRASQLRKKSYDSRYASLVKAAESLNSTGLSEGDVIGILKGLGDRVLEQDAVVVLNNMVNPENALLVLKYFQQRFKPKREVVLYNVTLKVFRKCKDLERAEKLFYEILERGVKPDNVTFSTMISCARMCYLPDKAVEWFEKMPTFGCNPDDVTYSAMIDAYGRAGNVDKAFSLYDRARTEKWRIDPVTFATLIKIHGQSGNYDGCLNVYEEMKAIGVKPNMVIYNTLLDAMGRAKRPWQAKKIYREMISKGSSPNWVTYASLLRAFGRARYGDDALNVYKEMKEKGMELNVILYNTLLSMCADIGYTDQAIEIFKDMKSSETWKPDSWTFSSMITIYSCSGKVSEAERTLNEMVEAGFQPNIFILTSLIQCYGKAKRTDDVVRSFNQLLELGITPDERFCGCLLNVMTQTPKDELSKLTDCIERGNEKLGYVVRLLVEKQDSSENFRKEASELFNSVGSDVKKAYCNCLIDLCVNLDLLERACELLDLGLTLEIYTDIQSRSPTQWSLYLKGLSLGAALTALHVWINDLSRSLESGEELPPLLGINTGHGKHKYSDKGLASVFESHLKEVDAPFHEAPDKVGWFLTTKVAVTSWLESRRSPQVVAA, from the coding sequence ATGATAAGCTCCACACCCTCTTCGCTCTTCCATAACCGCCACACCCTCTCTCActccctctcttcctcctctagaAAGCTCAGGCCAAGTACCTCTGATATTCACACCTTCAATCTCACCTTCCCTACACTTCACTCCAGAATTTCTCTCCAAATAAACCATGTTTCTTTACAAGAAACCCAGAGCCCAAAACTTGAAAACCCTCCAAGCCCAGATGGCAATTCCTCGTCCTCGTCCAAAAGCTATATCTGGGTCAATCCCAGCAGCCCCAGAGCTTCACAGCTCAGGAAGAAATCCTACGATTCCAGGTATGCTTCTCTAGTCAAAGCAGCTGAGTCCTTGAACTCTACTGGTCTAAGTGAAGGTGATGTTATCGGTATTTTAAAGGGTTTAGGTGACAGGGTTTTGGAACAAGATGCTGTGGTTGTTCTCAATAATATGGTTAATCCCGAAAATGCGTTGCTTGTTCTCAAGTACTTTCAGCAGAGGTTTAAACCAAAGAGGGAAGTGGTTCTCTATAATGTGACCTTGAAAGTTTTTAGGAAGTGTAAGGATTTGGAGAGAGCAGAGAAGCTGTTTTATGAGATACTTGAGAGAGGTGTTAAACCTGATAATGTTACATTTTCGACTATGATTAGCTGTGCTAGGATGTGTTATCTGCCTGATAAGGCTGTGGAGTGGTTTGAGAAGATGCCTACTTTTGGGTGTAATCCCGATGATGTTACCTATTCAGCTATGATTGACGCATATGGGCGTGCCGGTAATGTGGACAAGGCTTTTAGCTTGTATGACCGCGCTAGGACAGAGAAGTGGCGCATTGATCCAGTGACATTTGCAACGTTGATTAAGATTCACGGGCAATCGGGGAATTATGATGGGTGCTTGAATGTTTACGAGGAAATGAAGGCTATTGGGGTGAAGCCGAACATGGTTATTTATAATACTTTGTTGGATGCTATGGGAAGAGCTAAGAGGCCTTGGCAGGCCAAGAAAATTTACCGAGAGATGATCAGCAAGGGGTCTTCCCCAAATTGGGTGACCTATGCATCTCTGCTACGGGCCTTTGGTAGAGCTCGCTATGGTGATGATGCTCTGAATGTGTACAAGGAGATGAAGGAGAAGGGAATGGAGTTGAATGTCATTCTCTACAACACCCTTTTGTCTATGTGTGCTGATATTGGCTACACTGATCAAGCTATTGAGATTTTCAAAGACATGAAGAGTTCCGAAACTTGGAAGCCTGATAGTTGGACATTTTCATCCATGATTACCATATATTCCTGTAGCGGGAAAGTCTCAGAGGCAGAGAGGACGTTGAATGAGATGGTGGAAGCTGGTTTCCAGCCTAATATCTTTATTTTGACATCTCTAATACAATGCTATGGGAAGGCCAAGCGTACTGATGATGTTGTCAGGTCATTCAATCAACTACTAGAATTGGGCATAACTCCTGATGAGCGTTTCTGTGGTTGTCTCCTGAATGTGATGACCCAAACACCAAAGGATGAACTATCTAAGCTGACTGATTGCATTGAGCGGGGTAATGAGAAGCTTGGATATGTTGTAAGACTTCTGGTAGAGAAGCAAGACAGTAGTGAAAACTTCAGGAAGGAAGCATCAGAACTTTTTAATTCAGTTGGTTCCGATGTAAAGAAGGCCTACTGCAATTGCTTGATTGATCTTTGTGTGAACCTCGATCTCTTGGAGAGAGCCTGTGAGCTTCTAGACCTGGGCCTTACACTTGAGATATACACAGATATACAGTCAAGGTCTCCAACCCAGTGGTCTCTGTACCTCAAGGGTCTATCTCTTGGGGCAGCTCTTACTGCATTACATGTTTGGATTAATGACTTGTCTCGTTCGCTGGAATCTGGGGAGGAGCTTCCACCTCTGCTTGGAATTAATACAGGACATGGCAAACATAAATATTCAGACAAAGGTCTAGCGAGTGTGTTCGAGTCACATTTGAAGGAAGTAGACGCTCCGTTCCATGAGGCCCCAGACAAGGTTGGCTGGTTTTTGACTACCAAGGTTGCAGTGACGTCATGGTTGGAGTCTAGAAGGTCACCACAAGTAGTTGCTGCTTAG
- the LOC112167989 gene encoding two-pore potassium channel 1, translating to MASDHDVKQALLSEKNDRSQLSNEKNVVVKRRKNRQDKNHLNQNEVVIQTPADCEPMYVKPQFSLKQVVLMLISYIGGGTFCFFLVRNQIKGEKTNPILDSMYLCVVTMSTVGYGDLVPNSPMAKLLACIFVFSGMALVGLILGKAADYIVEKQEVLLVRAIHFHEKVGPAELLKEVELDKVKFKCITAGILLVLLFVIGTVFLCVVEELEVLDAIYCVCSTITTLGYGDKSFSTAAGRSFAVLWIISSTVCLAQFYLYLAELYTERRQRSLVRWVLTRRLTPSDLEEADLDHDKAVSASEFVIYKLKEMGKISQEDVSLVMETFKKLDIDHSGTLTASDLLPPTPRQA from the exons ATGGCTAGTGATCATGATGTTAAACAAGCCTTGCTTTCTGAGAAGAACGATCGTTCTCAACTTAGTAACGAAAAGAATGTAGTCGTCAAGAGAAGAAAAAACCGCCAAGATAAAAACCACCTCAACCAAAATGAAGTAGTAATACAGACTCCTGCAGATTGTGAGCCAATGTATGTGAAACCACAGTTTAGTTTAAAGCAAGTggtcttgatgttgatttcatacATAGGTGGAGGCACCTTCTGTTTTTTCCTGGTCAGGAATCAGATTAAAGGCGAAAAAACAAATCCAATTCTTGATTCCATGTACTTGTGTGTAGTCACAATGAGCACTGTAGGATATGGAGACCTTGTTCCCAATAGCCCAATGGCAAAGCTACTTGCGTGTATTTTTGTGTTCTCTGGAATGGCTCTTGTTGGTTTGATTCTTGGCAAGGCAGCAGATTACATTGTAGAGAAGCAGGAGGTGCTTTTGGTTAGGGCCATACACTTCCACGAAAAAGTTGGCCCTGCCGAGCTTCTTAAGGAGGTTGAATTAGACAAAGTCAAGTTCAAATGTATTACTGCAGGAATCCTTCTTGTGTTActttttgtaattggaactgTGTTCTTGTGTGTGGTTGAGGAACTGGAAGTTTTGGATGCTATCTATTGCGTTTGTTCCACCATTACTACTCTCGGTTACGGGGATAAGAGCTTCTCAACTGCAGCTGGTCGAAGTTTTGCTGTGTTGTGGATAATTTCAAGTACAGTTTGCTTAGCACAATTCTATCTCTACCTTGCTGAACTCTACACTGAAAGAAGGCAGAGATCACTCGTCAGGTGGGTGCTTACTCGAAGATTGACGCCCTCCGATCTTGAAGAAGCAGATCTTGATCACGATAAAGCCGTCAG TGCTTCCGAGTTTGTGATATATAAGTTGAAGGAAATGGGGAAGATCAGCCAGGAGGATGTTTCCCTTGTcatggaaactttcaagaagctTGACATTGATCACTCAGGAACTTTGACAGCATCTGATCTATTACCGCCAACACCCCGTCAAGCTTAG
- the LOC112166280 gene encoding protein PYRICULARIA ORYZAE RESISTANCE 21: MGEKEKVTIMILKVDLQCEKCYRKVKKVLCKFPQIRDQTYDEKNNLVIIKVVCCSPEKIRDKLCCKGGGAIKSIEIKVPEKPKPKEPEKPKDQKPKEPEKPKEKPKEPEKPKEKPKEPEKPKEQPKEPEKPKEKPKEPEKPKEKPKEPEKPKEAPPAVMVNPCCMECYGGHPGGPCQTGYGYGGPAPYIEYDGYYGRPVYDSYGGGRNYTTSYCVTRPDCFSEENPQACAIM, from the exons ATGGGGGAAAAGGAAAAG GTGACGATAATGATTCTGAAGGTGGACCTTCAGTGTGAAAAATGCTACAGGAAGGTCAAGAAAGTTCTCTGTAAATTCCCTC AAATACGAGACCAGACGTACGACGAGAAGAACAACCTGGTGATCATCAAAGTGGTCTGCTGCAGTCCTGAAAAGATCAGGGACAAGCTATGCTGCAAAGGAGGTGGCGCCATTAAGAGCATCGAGATCAAAGTGCCAGAGAAGCCCAAGCCAAAGGAGCCGGAGAAGCCTAAAGATCAGAAACCCAAGGAGCCGGAGAAGCCTAAAGAGAAACCAAAGGAGCCGGAGAAGCCTAAAGAGAAACCAAAGGAGCCGGAGAAGCCTAAAGAGCAACCAAAGGAGCCGGAGAAGCCTAAAGAGAAACCCAAAGAGCCCGAGAAACCTAAAGAGAAACCCAAAGAGCCCGAGAAGCCGAAGGAAGCTCCACCTGCGGTGATGGTTAACCCGTGTTGTATGGAATGTTACGGAGGGCATCCTGGTGGTCCCTGCCAAACTGGGTACGGTTACGGTGGACCTGCCCCTTACATAGAGTACGATGGCTACTACGGAAGGCCGGTCTATGATAGTTACGGCGGTGGGAGGAACTATACTACTAGTTACTGCGTGACCCGCCCCGATTGTTTCAGTGAAGAAAATCCCCAAGCGTGCGCCATCATGTAA